The DNA sequence CCCCATGGACCATTCCGACCAAAAGCAGATGGCCCGGGTGCCTCATTTAAGAGCAAACTTTTGATACAGCTTGGTATTCTTCAGCTGTTCCAGTCCAGTGACTTTGTTCAAGGGCATATATGGACCCACCAAGGCTCCATCTGGGAGTTGAACCAGCAACTCTCTCCCACCCCATCATCCTCGGTGCAGATTGAATGTCTCTTTTTGTCTCCCGCTAGTCTGGCCTGTGCTTGTCACTCGTTCCATTACATCAAGAGGCTGATCGAGACTATATTTGTACATCGATTCTCCCATGGTACCATGCCACTGAGGACCATGCTAAAGGTGAGGGCAAAGCAACGAATGTTGCTCTAATTGTGTCACATGTGACAtgttattatatataaatacattatgtatagctcaacaagtagagcaTTGAGTTAGCATCTCAAAGGCTGTGGGTTTGAATGCCAGAGAGCATGATTAATATGTGTGGCTCCTTCCCCTGTAGGATGTTTGTAGTAGCCCAGTAGTTAGTAGTTGCCCAGTTTTTGCAAACTTCATCAGTCTGTGCTGAGCACTCCCACAGATTTCAGCATGAACTTCAGGATTTCTGTGGTATTTATACTCTTGGGTGACACTCTTTAAAGccgaatccccccccccccctcgaagGCAGAGCCCACTAGGGTCCGGTGTGGGAAGGGGTGACATTTTAAAGACTGCATgcctgggggaagggggggggggggcgtctccGGTTACGGCCTACCAGATGGTGCTGacgttaaataaaacaaaccgATAACTCTGTCGCGCATGATTCATCCTGTGTGAGGAGTTAGCAGGAATCTGTCTCCGTTCGCCCTCCCCGTTACATCCGCACTTTTCAGGAGTTTGACTGAAGCAACCACATGTTGTTTTCCGTTAAAGTGATTTACAGTTCTTTTCCCCACCAGAATTGTCTATATTACTGGGGCTTTTCCGCTTGGTTGGCCTATTATATCAACCACCCCCTGTACACGCCTCCATGTGAGTTTACTGTAGTATTACAATTAGGACTTCTGAATTTGTCATTGTTTCTCAACAATAACTAAGAAATCATTTATTTTACAGCCTATGGAAACCAGCAAGTCCATTACGCACTGATTATGTTTGTGGTAGGTATTTGTCGGCTTGGCGATCTGGTGTTCAGACACTTTGGTTGTGTTTTTGACTGTTACTGAAAATGTTGCTGCATCATTGCTTTTAAAAGTAAAGCACTTTTCCGAATTTGGCTTGTAGCTCTGCGAGGCTGGTAATTTTTCAATTAACCTGACGCTCAACAACATGAAAAGCAGCGGTGAGTATTTAATGCTTCATCCTCGGCTTGTTTCTCTCCTCTGCTCAGGACTCCTTAACGGATTTCCGTACGGACCCCATGAATCCATTTTAGGGGAAATAAACACATAATTTCTGGAAATCAATGGTATAATTTCCAGAAAATATATTGCATAGAAGTTGTGCAAATATTTTCAAAGCTATGTTTTAAAGTTTGTAACTCAATGACAGTAAAATAATATCCTGCAGTCATAGACCCTAAGAATCTGCACGCCATTCTGCTGGTTTTCATTACGGATGTTTTTTTGCTgaagcccctccccctttgCTGTCTTTTCAGGGACTCTGTTGACAAGGTTCCCGTATCCAACCCGAAACCCCTTCACCTggctgtttttctttgtgtctTGTCCTAATTATACGTACGAGGTAATGCCTGCTTTAAGGAAATCTCTCTTTATTCCCCATCCTCCATATTCTGGAAAATGGAAATACTTCTTTAAAGCCATGTACTTCTGGTGAAGTTGTTttatgttgcaggaaaccacaGGACGGGGAGAACTTGATGTAGCTTTATGTGCATAAAAGCTCCATGTGTCACGCTATGGGGCATAGAGTATAGGAATTGTACCAAATAAAGCAACATAACCAAAATGATTATATGTTTTTTACTTCAAAGGTTTAGCTAAGTGATTATTTCCTGTTAATTTCAGGTTGGAACTTGGATTGGCTTCACGATAATGACACAATGTGCTCCAGGTAAAATGCCGTCACGCTCTCGTCGTCGCCTTGAGTCTGATGTCTGATAACCACCTCCTAACTGGCCGTTCATTGTGTCTGCAGTGGCACTTTATACGCTGGTGGGCTTCATCCAAATGACCATCTGGGCGAGAGGAAAGCACAAGACCTACATACAACAGTTCAAGGACTACCCTGGCCTTAGGGTGGCTATCATCCCACTCTTCCTCTGACTCTGACTCTGTTTGCTGCCCGATGGCACACTTCCGGAGCCAGCTCGACGGCGCCCCCCACCTGCCCAGTGTGAAGGTACAGCTTGATTATTTTCCCCAACACGTGACGTGCAGATTGCAGTAGTGTCACCATTGGGAGCAGCTGGTTTTGGTGTACTTCTCCAACACCTTAGGAGAGCTCAGATTTGAATGATGTACATCAGAACAGAGGTAACCTATTTTTTTGTAAACCCATAGCGTAATGAATTACGAATGGGTCGTAATGAGTTTTCCAAAGCACCGGAGTAACTTACTTGTACAATATCAGCAAAGTGCTGTTTGTTTAATCATTCCTAAGACCTTGTGGTGGTAGGGAGGAGACTTGTAATAGGGCTGATTTGTTGCCGTTACGTAGCACTAGTTACCCTCAAAGGGAACAGTGTGGAGATGATGGCACCATTTTATATGTGATCTAATGCAACAGGAACAATCTCCATGTCACAAATGGAAAAGATCGAGTTGAAGGTCTAAGTGAAGGGGAAGTTTACGTTTACCTTGCTGCAAAGTTCAGCCTATTAATATTGTTCTACAAAAATAACTGCAATTAAGGGCTACTTTTAAACTCTAGGTACCGCTCCCTAAACTTTTGCACTTATGCATGGAGAGGAATGTATAAGAATTTATCGAGGGcggattaaaagaaaaactgtttGCAGTAAATTTAATTGTGAATTTCACGGCTGTTTTCTAGAAATAGGTACAAAAGAAGTttataaatgttaaaaggtCGGTAAGCTGCAGTGTGGTCAGGTTGTTCTTGATGCCATCACAACCTTGTAACAAAAGATTGAGTTGCCATGTTCCTTAATAAACATGAAAATTATTTCAAGCACAGTCTTCAGTCCTTTAATAGGCTTCTCAAGCTTGAAAGAatagttttatttattaattttattaattcatgGCTTCACTGTCACCACTGTGCAACCTCGCAAAGCTCTTGAGCCTGCAGTGATTGGGATGAATTCTCAGCATGATAATTTTAATGGCAACACTGCCACCCCCTGCCTGGGAGGGTAATTAACATGCAGTGTGCGTCTGCATCCTAGGAGTCTAGTGAAAGCACGCCGCAGTTTAACTTAATTATGTCTGTGATTTAAGCTCAGCATATTTGAAATACACATGGGAATACTTACAAATAGGTGTAAAGAGAGCACGGGGGGAAAGGTAGGCAGTCTACAACCCACACAGCGGACAAATCTGTTCATTTTTATCCATAGTAAATAACTCACACACAGGCttgtaattgtatttaaatgtattttccaCATGTtaatatttcactttttttgtaTCATGGCCAAAATGAAAACTTAACCAGATGTAAACAGACATTCGACTGTATACTGTAGATCAAATATTCTGCTTTTCTGCTTCAGTGCTATTGAAGGTAATTGCAGCTGATTACTTACACTTTTTTGAAACCGGAAATTTCTTTATCCAGCTGTTTTTCGTTAAAGATGTTTCCTCGCTGAGGGCCTTTCCCATCTCTGCAGGGGTCCTATATCTCTGATAACATTTAGTCATTATTCCCAACTATTCCTCCCCTTCAGGATGTCTTTCCTTTGAGCGGTGTGATCTTTGTCCCTCGGCGCCCCCCGGCTGCCCGTGGGTGTAACACCAGGTTATCCTCCTCTCCCGACTGCTGCTGTTTGGCGAAGTTTACAAAAACCTGCAGTTTGCacccaaaaaaacaaagaaagtaGAACTTAAATTAAAGAACCCCCTACGCATACAGATGGCTTTGAGTAAACAGACTAGAGGGGGGCATGTTAACAATTATtgagcagacacttttatccaaagttgTGAAAGCAGGAGCAGTTGGTGGTTAAGGACCTCGCTCAgtggtgaaatcattctgctgtCCCTGAGATCTGAACtgctgaccttctgatcatgggcatAGTGTAGTAATCCACTAAGCCACATGCtggctgtcacgcccagctccgtccgatcctcgtgtgtgccacgcccacctcggtacctcgtgttaatccctgattgtcatcacctgtttcctgttccttttgacttgtcctgtgtatattagtccgcatctcccactgtctcccagatcggtcattgtgTAGTGTTGCTATGTTTGTGGATGTCCGCTCTTCTACCCTTAATAAACCACGTTTTCCCGTCTGACCGGCTCATCTaacctgctttcctgctcgcccgcTCCAccatcgtgacagaatgaccaaTCTCTCGAAAGAATCACCGCAGCAGGAAGAGGACCCATGGCTAATCCTGCTGCACGAGGTGATGTATTGGCGCGAGCAGCCGGAGGTCCGAGAGGACCGTCCGTggtgcccgctgcggcgccccctgctggccatgtgtcggcggcgcccgccgaggcaccccctgctggccgcacgcccgaggcgccccctgctggccgcacgcccgaggcgccccctgctggccgcacgcccaaggtgcccgccaaggcgccccctgctgccgccgctctgcccgcagtCCAGCCTGGCTCGCCTGTCCAGTCCGGCTCGCCTGATCTTCATGGTGACCACGTAGCCGTCACCGAACCTGTCCACCGGGCAATGTGGGCGCATGTGAACATGGAGGAGCAGCTCCCACAGGAGATACAAGCCTCAAATCTGAACCtgcttatgtatttttaaaacagtgtttctcaTCTCAGTCCTCAGGAACCCCTAGATCTGGATTTCCCTGTTTCAGTCCTGGAGGGCAAGAGTCCAAGTGCAGATTTCAGCTGCTCAGACACACCTAATAAACCGGGCAATCAGCTGACtaagatgtgtttgagcaggaaATCTACAAACTGTGTTGGACTCTTTCCCTCCAAGACCAGAACTGGGGAGCCCTGCCCTAGATAGACCACATTTgtgctcccagccaatcaagaacacctagtgtgctcccagccaatcaagaacaccaagTGTGCTCCCAGCCAATGAAGAACACCTAGTGTGCTCCCAGCCAATGAAGAACACCTAGTACTTTGTATAGAGGTGTTGGGCACTGGGAGAGAGCAGAAATGTGgtctggggtccccaaggactagGATGAGAGACACCGTTTTAAAGACTACTTCTAATTATAAATGTCATTTAGCTAACTGAGGAAGCCACATGCTGCTTGGATTTGGTGAGCCAGACTGTACTAGAAGCATTAAcctatacagacactcctctacttacgaatgagttacattccgaacagccgttcataacttgaaatgtccAAAAGTCGATATTTAACAACTGCGCAGCGGGAGTAGCAGCTAGAAGTCAAACTAGTCGGAATTAGCGCACAGAAAAAGAAACTGATGTTGCAGAAAGGTGTGATGGCCTGAGCGAGAGCACCGGCAAAACCCatggcgcacacacacacatacacacacacacacacacacacacacaaaaagagccccctatagcacacacacacaagcagtgccctgttacagcgcacacacacacacacacacacacacacacaaagagccccctatagcacacacacacaagcagtgccctgttacagcgcacacacacacacacacacacacacacacaagcagtgccctgttacagcgcacacacacacacaaagagccccctatagcacacacacacaagcagtgccctgttacagcgcacaaacacacacacacacacacacacatacacacacacacaaaaagagccccctatagcacacacacacacacacaagcagtgccctgttacagcgcgcacacacacacacacacaaagagccccctatagcacacacacacaagcagtgccctgttacagcgcgcgcgcacacacacacacacacacacaatgcccagttacaacacacacacacacagtgccctgttacatcgcacacacacacacacacagtgccctgttagagtagacacacattttatgctgccgtctggtggccaaaattgagtactaccatttaaaaatattgaaattatttttttctggtaattgcaatactaatattcggccaggagatggcagcaagaaaattgaaaaataattttcccacggttattaggacaattcacaaggtaaatttattgtgtatgtgtgtgtctgtgtgtatttgtgttttactgcactttggggaaaattttatcaaatgtgatcaatgcaaacccacacacacacacacacacacacagtgccctaaTAGAGCAGACACAcgttttatgctgccgtctggtggccaaaattgagtactaccatttaaaaatattgaaatgatttttttctggtaattgcaatacttacattcgaccaggagatggcagcaagaaaataaaaaaaaaattttcccacggttattaggataattcacaaggtaaatttattgtgtatgtgcgtgtctgtgtgtatgtgtgtgttttactgcactttggggaaaattttatcaaatgtgatcaatgc is a window from the Paramormyrops kingsleyae isolate MSU_618 chromosome 21, PKINGS_0.4, whole genome shotgun sequence genome containing:
- the LOC111849411 gene encoding very-long-chain enoyl-CoA reductase-like isoform X1; translated protein: MGSLALNSLFTVAHFIKARCEHGLKAGELKDKNYIFFEVEILDYKTNKQLCFLDKVEPHATIKEIKSLLYKCYPKLYPARQSLKLHRSGNALKDDDILENLPVGTTATMYFKDLGPQLGWTMVFLVEYIGPLFIYLLFYFRLPYIYSQKYTFTSSPYPVVPLACACHSFHYIKRLIETIFVHRFSHGTMPLRTMLKNCLYYWGFSAWLAYYINHPLYTPPSYGNQQVHYALIMFVLCEAGNFSINLTLNNMKSSGTLLTRFPYPTRNPFTWLFFFVSCPNYTYEVGTWIGFTIMTQCAPVALYTLVGFIQMTIWARGKHKTYIQQFKDYPGLRVAIIPLFL
- the LOC111849411 gene encoding very-long-chain enoyl-CoA reductase-like isoform X2, whose product is MGSLALNSLFTVAHFIKARCEHGLKAGELKDKNYIFFEVEILDYKTNKQLCFLDKVEPHATIKEIKSLLYKCCGNALKDDDILENLPVGTTATMYFKDLGPQLGWTMVFLVEYIGPLFIYLLFYFRLPYIYSQKYTFTSSPYPVVPLACACHSFHYIKRLIETIFVHRFSHGTMPLRTMLKNCLYYWGFSAWLAYYINHPLYTPPSYGNQQVHYALIMFVLCEAGNFSINLTLNNMKSSGTLLTRFPYPTRNPFTWLFFFVSCPNYTYEVGTWIGFTIMTQCAPVALYTLVGFIQMTIWARGKHKTYIQQFKDYPGLRVAIIPLFL